The Betta splendens chromosome 4, fBetSpl5.4, whole genome shotgun sequence genome contains a region encoding:
- the xrcc2 gene encoding DNA repair protein XRCC2 codes for MTESGAQLFSRLEARHNVKDIEPRLFPKDGGPEDGEMVELYGTEGTGKTELLYHLLCRCVLPKEAGGLEVDVVFVDTDYGLDMLRLVSILDSRLNTAQSGSSSSAGSDETVLRSCLSRLLVIHCSSSAQLLLTLHFLENSLSSRPALALLLIDSISAFYWVDRCEGGGSIAKQEERLSKCAELLGRLLRDYRLSVCATCHAIRRSNDGQASSDSDRSYLCRAWQRLVTHRLLLSREATSMKQGSKEQRSQQVFTVLCSSSSSSSSSKIKSYRSSLFCVTDGGVEFI; via the exons ATGACTGAAAGCGGTGCACAG CTGTTTTCTCGTCTGGAGGCCCGTCACAATGTGAAAGACATCGAACCTCGACTGTTTCCTAAAGATGGAGGACCTGAAGATG gtgaGATGGTGGAGCTGTATGGCACAGAGGGAACAG gtaaGACCGAGCTGCTCTACCACCTGCTGTGTCGCTGTGTGTTGCCCAAGGAAGCTGGGGGCCTGGAAGTGGACGTTGTGTTTGTCGACACTGATTATGGTCTGGACATGTTACGTCTGGTCAGCATCCTGGACAGCAGACTGAACACAG CTCAGTCTGGCAGTTCCTCCTCGGCTGGATCTGATGAGACAGTGCTGCGCTCGTGTCTGTCCCGCCTCCTGGTcatccactgctcctcctccgcccagCTCCTTCTTACCCTCCACTTCCTGGAGAACTCCTTGTCATCACGGCCTGCCCTGGCCCTCCTCCTCATAGACAGCATCTCTGCCTTCTACTGGGTCGATCGCTGTGAGGGGGGAGGCAGTATCGCCAAGCAAGAGGAGAGGCTCAGCAAGTGTGCAGAGCTACTAGGTCGTCTGCTCAG GGATTACAGACTCAGTGTCTGTGCTACTTGCCACGCCATCAGGAGGAGCAACGATGGACAGGCCTCTTCAGACTCTGACAGGTCGTACCTCTGTCGGGCCTGGCAGCGACTTGTGACCCACCGCCTCCTCTTATCTCGGGAGGCAACCAGCATGAAGCAAGGCAGcaaggagcagaggagccagcAGGTCTTCACTGTactctgctcttcctcctcctcttcctcctcctcgaaGATAAAGTCTTACAGGAGCAGTTTGTTTTGCGTGACCGATGGAGGAGTGGAGTTTATCTGA